The genomic DNA GAGGGCGATGAGGGCGATGAGGGTTCTGAGGAGGATTCCGAGGAATCGGACATCGATTCTGATCATGACCCAGATCATGACCTAGATCATGATCCTGAAAGCGACATCGTCCCAGACAGCCCTGAGGACGGGGTTTGAGCTACACCGTCATCGGCATCGATCCTGGTATCAAAGGCATCGGATTCGGTGTCGTAGACGCTATGACGGCTGAAACCATCCAAGGAGGCTTCATACGGCGTCCTGCGACGGGCCCCCGCCGCGGGGCCGAACTCTGGCACAAGCTCGCCCTCCAGACCCTCGCGATCATCGACAAGCGTAACCGCGCCGACGTGGTCGCTGTGGAAATGCAGAGGAGCTACCCTCACAGCCCCGTAGACCCAAACGACCTCATCGAAATCGGGATGTGTGGTGCCTGGGTTGCCGGGATTCTCGCGACCAACTGCGCTAAGGGGCTTTGCTCAGTGATGAACCCCCCCGCATCTACCTGGAAGGGTCAGGTGCCGGAGGCCATCATGGCAGAGCGCATTCGAAGCAAGCTCACCGCACAGGAGCTTGCCCGGATTGACTTCCCCAATTCCAAGAAATTCCAGCAGGATGTCCTGCATGGCATCGGTATTGCAAAGTGGGTCGTGCTAGACGGCGGGTATTAGCAAGTCCTGTGCCCAATCGGGCAAAATCCGCGCTCCTGGGTGGGATTTCAGGATTTTCGTAACAGATTTTCGTCTTGCGACATTCAGGTCTATAGGGCCTTTGTACCCCGGCAATTTGCCCTTCTCGGTCCACTGGTGGATCGACCACTCTGACCAAGGCTCGGGGATGCGCTTTGGGCCCGTCGCTGAACCGTGATACCAGGGAATCCACAACGGAAACCTCTCCAGACCTCGCTCGCGTAGCGCATCTGGTGTGATCTCGTCACGCAGGAAGTAGTACCCCGAGTAGATGCCTACAGGGTAGCCTACCGTAGCGCACCTAACACAGAATTCTTCCAGAAAATCCGCTAGTTGATGCGCTGTGAGGCGCTTTTTCGGGTCCAGGACTTCCAGGTCTGCCCAGAGCCCCATTGCGGGGTAGGGTAGCGCACTCACGTTGTCGAGAAATTGCTCTGCCTGACCTCTCGCAGCAGCCCTCACGTCGTCGCCCTGCGCTAGCTCCGCATTGTATTTCGGGAGCCTGGGGCGCATGAACGCGTAGTAGCCCAGGAGCACTCCTGCGGCCTCTGCGCGCGATGCGTGCTGGTCAGCCTTGTATAGCGCACCTCCGATGCCTTCGGCGGCCTTCAGGATGGCGTAGCGCACTCCTGCGGCTCGAAAGGCTTCCCAATCGATCTCGTTAGGGGTCTGGTGAGCCGATACATCGACTCCGATGATAAGGTCGTCAGACATGCGCTACGTTGGGGTTGGAGGAGTAGAGAGTGTCACACGCGGATTTCGGGGAATCAAGGTCCGCAGGGGTCTTCTCTACTTCTCACGCTGCTTGCTGGTCATCCCACACCTCCATCTTCTTGTTGCTCGCGTCCTTGCTCCACCGCCGCATGAGGACGTACTCGCTCGTGATGGGCACATCAGGGATCCACTTCGCCATGCCGCGGGTCATGCAGCGGTCAAGCTCCTCGCCTTTTTGCTGGAGAGTCCAGCGCTTCGACGATTCCCTGGTTTCGATGATGATCTCGTCATGGATGAACAACACAATGCGACTCCCATAGAGCGGGCTCTCCGGGTCCCAACACGCCTTCTGGACCTCCCACAGAGCTTCCTTCGCGCCGTCTGCGGCGAGCCCTTGGAACCACGTGTTGCAGAACCGGGTGTACGTGATGTTGCCACGCACGCGCCCAAGGCCCTGGACGATCTTCAACTGCCGCGGCTCGGTCTTCGACGCGTTGCTCGCGTCCTGGAAGTAAAGACGCATCTCGCGCCACTTCTTCAGGAACCGTTGCTTGAGGTCCTGGGCCTCCGCCTCCGTAATGAAGACGCCGAAGTTGGCCGCGTACTCGACGAACGTACGGATCCCTAAACCACCGGGGAAGCCGAAGTCGCCTACCTTCGCGAACTGCCTACGCTCCTTCACGGTGGCGTCGTCGGCATCCTTCAACCGCTGGGCCTCCAGGTAGGAGATGGCCATCAGTTCGGCGGCGAAGTCCAGGTGTAGGTCCTTACCCTCGATGAGCGCGTCGCGCATGTCGCTTGCGCCGAAGCGTCGGAAGGCAACCTGAGCTAGAGACCTCATCTCCAGGGTGTCGTAGTCCGACCCTATGAACACGCAGCCTGGGCGAGCGACATAGCACTCGCGCAGACCTCCGTCGCGGCTGACCTGCTGCACGTTCGGGCCAAAGGCGCTCGTGCGTCCTGAATCGACGAGGACGTTGTACCGGCTGTGGACCGTGTTTGTCGGCAGGTCCATCAGAGGGTCCAGAAAGGCCGTCAGCAGCTTCTCCGATTTCCCGGACTGCCCCAGGGCCACCAGCCCTGCATGGTCCGTACAGAGCTTCAGGATCTTGCTCTTGATAGAGAGCTTGCCGCCCTTCGTGGTCTCAACGAGGTGTTTGGCCCCCTTCTTCACGATGTAGGCGGACAACTGGTCCCGGATCTCCGCCTCGTTCTTGGAGCCGTTCGGGCGAACGAGCCCGTGTTGCTTCGCGATTTCCCGGTAATTGGCGAACTCCTCCTGCGTTTTCTCCCTCAGTGCTCTGACCCGAGGGCGCTCTGTACGCACCCCGGTCACGTGCAACTGGTGCAGGACAAAGTCCGCGCGGGTCTGGTGCTCAATCTCGGCAATGAGATTCGGCTCCTCGTCCCGCGTGCGTACCATGTACTGGGCACACCGCATCCGGGCGGTTTTCATCTGCCGGGTGAGCTTCTTCAGGATTTCCCGGTAAACGTCCCTGGCCCACTCCACGTCCAACATCGCGTACTCACGAGCGTCCGAGGGCCAGACTCCGAGCGGTACCCCGTCTAGTTGGCTGTACTTCAGACGCCAGACGTCGCCTTCTTTCCAGTGGCTCACGTCCTTGCCGAGGTGCCGTTCCACTAGCTTGGCCAACCCTACCTTCTGGCGGGGTATTCCCTTCCCGATCTGAAGCAACCGGGCCATGACCTGCACGTCCTGTACCCGACCCGCCTCGTAGCACTGCACCACCAACGGGAGCAGGCTCGGGCGAGCGGCACAGGCGCACGTCATGTCGAAGGCGATATTCGCCCCAATGAACACCACGTCCGGCTCGCGTAGCCACCCTTCCAGATGGTCTAGCCCCTCTTCCCGTAGCCACAACGAGATACCCCCCGTTGATCCGTCCGACGCCCAGGCGGCGAGGGACACAATGGGGGGTGCCTTGAGGGTATGGGTTACTAGGTGCGTCTCTGTGTCAAAAACGACGTAGCGGGTTCCGCTCACCAAGGGTTGCCTCAAAGGTGGGGGCAGGCGAACTCCCGGCCCCCGTCGCGGGGGGACGACGTTAAGGGGCCGGGAGCCTGGGGCAGGCCGGGGTGGGCCTGAGTCCTAGAACGGGATCTCGTCGTCCGAGAAGCTGCCGTCCGATTCCGCGGGTGCGACCTCGTACCGGCTCCCGGCGCTCGTCGTAGTGACGACCGCCTGCGGCTCGAAGGACTGACCTTCCGTGTAGTGGCTCCACGTCATCTTCGTGAACGGACGTCCGTCCCTCGTCTCCGAGGCCGTGGCCTGACAGACAACCTTCTTGGTCGCGAGACGTGTGCCGTCACCCTCGACGGCGGTGTCCATGACCTTCTTCGTGATCTTCTCGTGGGCCACTTGAGCCACCGCTGCCACCATCGCCTTGATGTTGACGAGCGTGATCTCGCCCTTGTTGAAGAAGAGGGGCCAACCCATCCGGGTCCCCGGAGGACGGTCGGCACGGGTAGACGACTCGACCGTGAACTCGGAGACGAAGAAGTCCCCCTTTCCCTTGCGAGACGAGGTGCCGACCAGCATGCGGTCAACGGATAGGACGTAGTTCCCCGGCTCAATGTAGGGCAGGGACTCGGAAACTGTGACATCATCGATGCCATCGAATGCGGACATAGGTGCTCTCCTGTATTGGTTATTCGTTTTCGTTATGACGGTGCCGGAATGTCCGTTCCGAGCACCAAGAGCAGGGACGACTTTAGAGACAGGATTACGTGTCTGTCAACACCTTTGTTACACTGCTCTGGAGAGCCTTTGGGATCCTGTGGGTGTTGAGCCCTCTAAGGTAGTCCAGAGCCTTGTTTTGGACCCCTGCCGCATTCGGATAATCGGTGGTCGCGGACAGGATAACCTCCAAGGCCCCTTCCCACTCTACAGCAGTCGGACGTACCGATCTGCCATCTGGTTTGCTGCTCATCGAGGAGGCCCCTTGCGGCGGGTGCGGGCATCCTGTGCCCGCCGTCGGCGGTTGGACCGTTCCACAGCGCGGTCCCAACGGCGGCGGATGACCTCGCCTGCCATCTTCCCCAGCAGTTCCCAGCCATCTGCCGGAGGTGTGACCTCTTTCGGAGCTTCACCGCCGTCCTGGGCGTGGTCAACGAACTGCATCGCAGATTCCACGGAATTGAAACGGCGAATCAGCCCGCGACTGGTCCTAATCCACCGCTTCCGGCCCGTGCCTACCTCGATGCACCAGTAGAGGTCCAGAAAGCCTTCGGTGTGACACTGCCAGATATAGGCCCCTCGATGTTCGAAGGGCTGGGCATCATGGAACTTCTTGACTTTCTCAGAATCGGACATCTTCTCGCCTCCAGACCATCATCCAGGTCTTTGGTCCCGCTTGCCTCCACACCGCGCGTACCGTGAAGTCTCGGGCACTACTGTAGACACCGTCCTCTCGTCGGACGATGGCACCTGCTTTCGACTCGCTCCACGAGCAGAAGCTAGCCTTGGGGTTGATGTGCTCTACCCCCGGCTCGCTAGGCGTGTAGATGCTGACG from Actinomycetes bacterium includes the following:
- a CDS encoding glycoside hydrolase family 25 protein, translating into MSDDLIIGVDVSAHQTPNEIDWEAFRAAGVRYAILKAAEGIGGALYKADQHASRAEAAGVLLGYYAFMRPRLPKYNAELAQGDDVRAAARGQAEQFLDNVSALPYPAMGLWADLEVLDPKKRLTAHQLADFLEEFCVRCATVGYPVGIYSGYYFLRDEITPDALRERGLERFPLWIPWYHGSATGPKRIPEPWSEWSIHQWTEKGKLPGYKGPIDLNVARRKSVTKILKSHPGARILPDWAQDLLIPAV